In a genomic window of Miscanthus floridulus cultivar M001 unplaced genomic scaffold, ASM1932011v1 fs_790_1, whole genome shotgun sequence:
- the LOC136533142 gene encoding LOW QUALITY PROTEIN: rhodanese-like domain-containing protein 8, chloroplastic (The sequence of the model RefSeq protein was modified relative to this genomic sequence to represent the inferred CDS: inserted 2 bases in 1 codon) — MASAVHHNCHRLLALLLRPLPTPSRHPRLSFSPRPAGLRSFFPAPGCRLGTHAVALAEPEXVPPEEEDARFVVVTFYKFVSLEDPHAEVVRHLNFLQGRDIHGRIYLNEQGINAQYSGPHKDAVAYADWVKKHHRFSDTIVQTSPAVTGHAFPRLKLRYKPSLVQLGGSLHLPLLDPNMRATPLTPSEWKERLEARTCLDVSSSETSGRRLLLLDVRNDYEWDIGHFEGAQRPNVDCFRSTSFGLSGEMEDPSDPLNGIDKERTDILMYCTGGIRCDVYSTILRKKGFRNLYTLEGGVSNYLKAEGPAGWVGNLFVFDGRLSLPPATFRQSLPSEEEEKEENGRWVGCCYACRSEVVELRHRNCANIDCNRLYLCCGWCAEELRGCCSPDCKVAPRLRPLLPGHQRYLKWHVYRDGR, encoded by the exons ATGGCGTCCGCCGTCCACCACAACTGCCACCGCCTCCTTGCGCTCCTCCTCCGGCCTCTCCCCACTCCGTCTCGCCACCCCCGCCTCTCCTTCTCGCCGCGCCCAGCCGGCCTCCGTTCCTTCTTCCCGGCTCCCGGTTGCCGCCTCGGCACGCATGCCGTTGCGCTTGCAGAGCCAGA TGTGCCCCCAGAGGAGGAGGACGCCCGGTTCGTCGTGGTGACCTTCTACAAATTCGTATCCCTCGAGGACCCCCACGCCGAGGTCGTCAGACACCTCAACTTCCTCCAG GGACGCGACATACATGGTCGCATTTACTTGAATGAGCAGGGAATCAATGCTCAG TACAGTGGACCTCACAAAGATGCAGTGGCATATGCAGACTGGGTTAAGAAACACCATCGGTTTTCTGATACGATTGTTCAAACCTCACCAGCTGTAACTGGGCATGCCTTCCCTCGGCTGAAACTACGGTACAAACCATCACTTGTTCAG TTAGGAGGTAGTTTGCATCTTCCGTTGCTGGACCCTAACATGCGTGCGACGCCATTGACTCCATCAGAGTGGAAGGAAAGACTTGAAGCTAGGACATGCCTTGATGTGTCCTCAAGTGAAACATCTGGAAGGAGGCTTTTGCTGCTTGATGTGAGGAATG ACTATGAATGGGATATTGGGCATTTTGAAGGTGCCCAGCGGCCTAATGTGGACTGCTTCAGAAGCACTTCCTTTGGGCTCTCGGGAGAG ATGGAGGACCCTTCGGATCCTCTAAATGGCATAGACAAAGAGAGGACAGACATACTAATGTACTGCACCGGGGGGATAAGGTGTGACGTATATTCAACAATTCTTag GAAGAAGGGGTTTCGGAATCTGTATACACTGGAGGGAGGAGTGTCGAACTATCTCAAGGCGGAGGGGCCAGCGGGGTGGGTGGGGAATCTCTTCGTCTTCGATGGCCGGCTCTCGCTGCCACCAGCGACATTCAGGCAGTCTTTgccgtcggaggaagaagagaaagaagagaATGGGAGGTGGGTGGGATGCTGCTACGCGTGCAGATCTGAGGTGGTGGAGCTGCGGCACCGCAACTGCGCCAACATCGACTGCAACCGCCTATATCT GTGCTGCGGTTGGTGTGCGGAGGAGCTGCGCGGCTGCTGCTCCCCCGACTGCAAGGTCGCCCCTCGGCTGCGGCCGCTCCTGCCAGGCCACCAGAGATACTTGAAATGGCATGTCTACCGCGACGGACGATGA
- the LOC136533139 gene encoding pentatricopeptide repeat-containing protein At5g52850, chloroplastic-like: MPWQPSPLFAVFRQQRLASSWAAAVAGHARSGRYATALTVFRRVLRAHPAVATSDHFAYAALLRCRDRRLAYQIHAQVCRRGLAASNPVLACSLLVFYADCEDWNSATRVFAEMPRPDAVSYTAMISALLRAGDCHGALALYPCMLPLGAPTQHTFSKLLAPCASMRLYCHGTQLHAQLLRWGCWGPHLGLVLKTALVHMYAACGAMVSARAVLHATPETDVVLWTAIITAYTRRGQLQPALLAFRDMERSVVPPNAFTYAALIAACSADHSLHIGQQLHARLFKSRLEHDTSACNALLYLYSKSSARPLDLLHAFHAVHMPNVVTWTSFIAGLMRHGREQEAFAAFARMRATGVQPNSFTLSTLLKGCTSAHACLHAAKIHAYVLKTSSESLDVSVGNSLVDVYARSARLDDTWEVATTMSFVRDRFTYTSLAKGLSQIGLHHRALDLILHMFHEEVTIDGFSLACFLSAAATLASIETGKQLHCCAVKLGLSGQVSLSNSLINMYSRCKCLEDAKRAFESIREPSVVSWNAIISGMAFNGSYTEALSVFEDMILAGAQPDGVTFTVVLSACSHGGLVDIGIKHFNSMTNMFDVPPQKSHYTWFLDMLGRAGCFTEVAHTIEAMPVQPDVSIYRTLLAYCKLHNEQVVGEYIAKKALEWDPSDSLLRNMLSGISSDTRSR; the protein is encoded by the coding sequence ATGCCATGGCAGCCATCGCCGCTCTTCGCCGTCTTCCGCCAGCAACGCCTCGCCTCCTCCTGGGCCGCCGCCGTAGCTGGCCACGCGCGCTCCGGTCGCTACGCCACCGCGCTTACCGTCTTCCGCCGCGTCCTCCGAGCCCACCCCGCCGTCGCTACCTCCGACCACTTCGCCTATGCCGCCCTGCTCCGGTGCCGCGACCGCCGCCTCGCCTACCAGATACACGCCCAGGTGTGCCGTCGTGGTCTGGCCGCCTCCAACCCCGTCCTCGCTTGCTCTCTCCTCGTCTTCTACGCCGACTGCGAGGACTGGAACAGCGCCACCAGGGTGTTCGCCGAAATGCCGCGCCCAGACGCCGTCTCCTACACCGCCATGATctccgccctcctccgcgccgggGACTGCCACGGGGCGCTCGCGCTCTACCCGTGCATGCTCCCCCTTGGCGCGCCCACCCAGCACACCTTCTCCAAGCTGCTTGCCCCCTGCGCCTCCATGCGCTTGTACTGCCACGGCACCCAGCTCCACGCGCAGCTCCTCCGCTGGGGCTGCTGGGGCCCCCACCTCGGCCTGGTCCTCAAGACCGCGCTCGTCCACATGTACGCCGCTTGCGGCGCCATGGTCTCCGCACGCGCCGTGCTCCACGCCACTCCCGAAACCGATGTCGTTCTCTGGACGGCAATTATCACGGCCTACACGCGCCGTGGCCAGCTTCAGCCTGCTCTGCTGGCGTTCCGTGACATGGAACGCTCTGTGGTGCCTCCCAATGCCTTCACCTACGCAGCGCTCATCGCTGCCTGCTCCGCGGACCACTCGCTGCACATCGGACAGCAGCTCCATGCCCGCCTCTTCAAGTCTCGTCTGGAGCACGACACCTCTGCTTGCAATGCGCTCCTCTACTTGTACAGCAAGTCCTCCGCACGTCCCCTCGACTTGCTGCATGCTTTCCATGCGGTTCACATGCCCAATGTGGTGACCTGGACTTCCTTCATCGCTGGACTCATGCGCCATGGCAGGGAACAAGAGGCGTTTGCGGCATTTGCTCGTATGCGGGCTACCGGGGTGCAGCCCAACTCCTTCACCCTGTCTACTCTTCTGAAAGGCTGCACCTCTGCACATGCATGTCTGCACGCTGCAAAGATCCATGCCTATGTGCTCAAGACCAGCTCTGAATCATTGGACGTGTCTGTCGGGAACTCGTTGGTTGATGTGTATGCAAGGTCTGCAAGACTGGATGACACGTGGGAGGTGGCTACCACAATGTCATTCGTGAGGGACAGATTCACATACACGAGCCTGGCCAAAGGGCTGAGTCAGATCGGGCTTCACCACAGGGCACTCGACTTGATACTTCACATGTTCCACGAGGAGGTTACTATCGACGGTTTCAGCCTAGCTTGCTTCCTTTCTGCTGCTGCGACCTTGGCATCCATAGAGACCGGGAAGCAGCTGCACTGCTGTGCAGTGAAATTGGGATTGAGCGGTCAGGTATCTCTCTCCAACAGCCTTATAAACATGTACAGCAGATGCAAGTGTCTGGAAGATGCTAAGCGTGCTTTCGAGTCAATCAGGGAACCCAGTGTCGTGTCGTGGAATGCTATAATCTCCGGGATGGCATTCAACGGCTCTTACACTGAAGCGTTGTCAGTTTTTGAAGACATGATTTTGGCTGGAGCTCAGCCTGATGGGGTCACTTTCACAGTTGTGCTTTCCGCCTGCAGCCATGGTGGCTTAGTTGACATTGGCATCAAACATTTCAACTCTATGACGAATATGTTTGATGTTCCCCCACAAAAGAGCCACTACACATGGTTCCTGGATATGCTAGGACGAGCAGGCTGCTTTACAGAGGTGGCACACACCATCGAGGCCATGCCCGTCCAGCCAGATGTGTCAATTTACAGGACCCTGCTGGCATATTGCAAGCTCCACAATGAACAGGTGGTTGGTGAATATATTGCCAAGAAGGCACTAGAGTGGGATCCATCAGATTCACTGTTACGGAATATGCTTTCAGGCATCTCCTCGGATACAAGATCACGATGA
- the LOC136533140 gene encoding myosin tail region-interacting protein MTI1-like, which yields MAHVLHSFWRRHRWTALRSLLLVALLHRLHFLAFLAASSPVWLLTAFLLGAVLVNSEPNVPLAAASEDEDRHLYKKIRRHQPVTGVSGSSSDDDNESSVTSMEDVEDVENHLVVDKAEEEEVVKAAVAWTADDEHSIQSIGSLELERDARLEKLMSRRTTHRNLIDLDVHIPAVMVPRTKNPFDLHHHSSSYYDDGHVTAAAAAMDAAPGSAPSSLLGQHTNPFDDIHIQQQRERDRDPDEEDTEDEKKAAMLRRHESFTAGAAPLARPSRFKPYFVADAAEGDGGGRGAGSDNSNSNSNSSSPSSSTASDHQTQQEAAVKVEEAPAASTSPCAWDGKGNGMVMAVDVELISDSSDDDMSLQGDDATGGGSLNNVRDHSDDDEEDSFEVESITQQVAAGKQQLQLPRVTAVVEPVSPPSEQEHRHQQQQHEDDDKKDAGIVSGSNESTLASVADNEKRERELTEIREHHILGAVPVIDSSGTSPGARVGGAGATVAAAPTPPATAASGPPPVGAPPQPAAAPTPRATAAVAPTPPAAAGPPPVATPPQPAAAAAAPTPRATAAVASAPPSGKLSSKSKVASKKIDPKKAVFGFFRK from the exons ATGGCGCACGTCCTGCACAGCTTCTGGCGACGCCACCGGTGGACGGCCCTGCGCTCCCTGCTCCTTGTCGCTCTGCTCCACCGCCTCCATTTCTTGGCCTTCCTCGCGGCCTCCTCACCCGTCTGGCTGCTCACCGCCTTCCTTCTCGGCGCCGTCCTCGTCAACAGCGAACCCAACGTCCCCCTCGCCGCGGCATCAGAGGATGAGGACCGCCACCTCTACAAGAAGATCCGCCGCCACCAACCGGTCACGGGGGTCAGCGGCAGCTCCTCTGACGACGACAACGAATCCTCGGTCACAAGCATGGAGGACGTCGAAGACGTGGAGAACCACCTCGTCGTCGACAAAGCGGAGGAGGAAGAGGTGGTCAAGGCGGCCGTTGCCTGGACGGCGGACGACGAGCACAGCATCCAGAGCATCGGGTCGCTGGAGCTGGAGAGGGACGCCAGGCTGGAGAAGCTCATGTCCAGGCGCACCACACATCGGAACCTCATCGACCTCGACGTCCACATTCCCGCCGTGATGGTGCCTAGGACCAAGAACCCCTTCGACCTCCACCACCATTCTTCTTCTTACTATGATGATGGCCATGTCACAGCCGCAGCCGCCGCGATGGACGCTGCCCCCGGCTCCGCCCCGTCGTCCCTGCTCGGCCAGCACACCAACCCCTTCGATGATATCCATATCCAGCAGCAAAGGGAAAGGGATAGGGATCCCGACGAGGAGGACacagaggatgagaagaaagcgGCAATGCTGAGACGGCACGAGAGCTTCACGGCCGGCGCAGCCCCTCTCGCCCGGCCATCGCGCTTCAAGCCCTACTTTGTCGCCGACGCCGCGGAGGGAGACGGTGGCGGCAGGGGCGCCGGCAGCGACAACTCCAACTCCAACTCCAACTCCTCAAGCCCGTCATCCTCAACGGCCAGCGATCACCAGACTCAACAAGAAGCCGCAGTCAAAGTAGAAGAGGCACCTGCGGCATCGACGTCGCCGTGCGCGTGGGACGGCAAAGGGAACGGGATGGTGATGGCGGTGGACGTGGAGCTCATCAGTGACTCCTCTGACGACGACATGTCGCTGCAGGGTGACGATGCCACCGGCGGCGGCAGCCTGAACAATGTTCGTGATCACTCGGATGACGACGAGGAGGACTCGTTCGAGGTGGAGAGCATCACGCAGCAAGTAGCTGCAG GCaagcagcagctgcagctgccCCGTGTGACTGCTGTGGTTGAGCCCGTGTCGCCTCCATCAGAGCAGGAGCACcggcaccagcagcagcagcacgaggACGACGACAAAAAGGACGCGGGCATCGTCAGTGGCAGCAACGAGTCTACGCTGGCATCAGTGGCAGATAAcgagaagagggagagggagctaACCGAGATCAGGGAGCACCACATCTTGGGCGCTGTTCCGGTCATTGACTCATCCGGCACCTCCCCTGGTGCTCGAGTTGGAGGTGCAGGTGCCACGGTCGCAGCGGCCCCAACACCACCGGCAACTGCTGCTTCAGGGCCACCACCTGTAGGAGCACCACCACAGCCGGCAGCAGCACCAACACCACGGGCAACTGCTGCGGTGGCACCAACACCACCGGCAGCTGCAGGACCACCACCTGTAGCAACACCACCACAACcggcagcagctgcagcagcaccAACACCACGGGCAACTGCTGCGGTAGCATCAGCACCACCATCAGGGAAGCTGAGCAGCAAATCCAAGGTGGCCTCCAAGAAGATAGACCCCAAGAAGGCTGTCTTCGGCTTCTTCCGAAAATAG
- the LOC136533141 gene encoding uncharacterized protein gives MNSTLPSISFQYPCFKIQPAPQPSLRPPRQQSTRKPGLSLKLICTAIGPDANGRLHNADRRGATLPSSPLSDVVQEFYSSLNEKNSKRLDKLMAPDCIVEDTAYYKPLDAKCTRIYFKRLMESMGEKVKFAIDDVCQGAGRTAAVMWHLEWNGYIIPFTKGCSFYICSANGAVLLIRKIHIFDESPLKPGKWALEILNIVTNLINMFPKLAEGFLKDPEAVVQPFIKLYKFFVQPFIPPFLAYYTHFWTYVARGLTMVLQILYNLYKRLM, from the exons ATGAACTCCACCTTGCCATCTATCTCCTTCCAATACCCCTGTTTCAAGATCCAACCAGCTCCTCAGCCAAGCCTCAGGCCTCCTCGGCAACAGAGCACAAGGAAACCAGGACTGTCTCTAAAGCTTATATGCACAGCAATAGGACCAGACGCCAATGGCAGACTCCACAATGCTGACCGCAGAGGTGCCACCTTACCATCTTCGCCCCTGTCAGATGTAGTTCAGGAGTTTTACTCCTCCCTTAATGAAAAGAACAGCAAACGACTCGATAAGTTGATGGCCCCTGATTGCATAGTCGAGGATACCGCTTATTATAAGCCACTGGATGCCAAG TGTACCCGTATCTACTTCAAACGATTGATGGAATCCATGGGAGAGAAGGTCAAATTTGCCATCGACGACGTTTGTCAAGGTGCAGGGCGGACCGCTGCAGTAATGTGGCACCTTG AATGGAATGGATACATCATCCCCTTTACCAAGGGCTGCAGCTTCTACATATGCTCAGCAAATGGAGCGGTGCTTCTTATCAG GAAAATTCACATCTTCGATGAGTCACCACTGAAGCCGGGAAAGTGGGCATTG GAAATACTCAACATTGTTACCAACTTAATCAACATGTTCCCCAAACTAGCTGAAG GTTTCCTCAAGGATCCAGAAGCAGTAGTTCAACCATTCATAAAGCTCTACAAgttttttgtgcagccttttaTCCCCCCCTTTCTTGCATATTATACCCACTTCTGGACATATGTGGCTCGAGGATTGACTATGGTGCTACAGATCTTGTATAACCTATATAAACGGCTTATGTAA